GACTGGATGGAGCAGGAGCAGGAACGCGGGATCACCATCACCTCCGCTGCGACGACCACCTTCTGGGAGCGCACCGAGGATGGCGAGACCGCCGACACGCCCAAGCACCGTCTGAACATCATCGACACACCCGGCCACGTCGACTTCACCATCGAGGTCGAGCGTTCGCTCGCCGTGCTCGATGGCGCGGTCTGCGTTCTGGACGCCAATGCCGGTGTCGAGCCCCAGACCGAGACCGTCTGGCGCCAGGCCGACCGGTACAAGGTGCCGCGCATCGTGTTCGTCAACAAGATGGACAAGATCGGCGCGGACTTCTTCAACTGTGTCCACATGATCGAGGACCGGACCGGCGCCCGCGCCGTGCCCGTGGCCATTCCGATCGGCTCCGAGAACGAGCTCGAAGGGCTTGTCGATCTCGTGACCATGCAGGAGTGGGTCTACAAGGGCGACGATCTCGGCGCGAGCTGGGTCAAGGGCGAGATCCGCGACAGCCTCAAGGATGTCTGCGAGGAGTGGCGCGGCAAGATGATCGAAGCGGCCGTCGAAGAAGACGACGACGCGATGATGGAGTACCTGGAAGGCAACGAGCCTGACGTGCCGACCCTGCGCGCGCTGCTGCGCAAGGGCACGCTCGCGCTGCATTTCGTGCCGGTCCTGGGCGGCTCCGCGTTCAAGAACAAGGGCGTTCAGCCTCTGCTCAATGCCGTGATCGATTACCTGCCGAGCCCGCTCGACGTGGTTGACTACATGGGCTTCGCGCCCGGCGACGAGAACGAAGAGCGCAACATCCCCCGCCGGGCGGATGACGACATGCCGTTCTCCGGCCTCGCGTTCAAGATCATGAACGACCCCTTCGTGGGCTCCCTGACCTTCACCCGGATCTACTCCGGGACCATGAACAAGGGCGACACCGTTCTCAACTCCACCAAGGGCAAGAAAGAGCGCATCGGTCGGATGATGATGATGCACTCTAACAACCGCGAAGAGATCGAGGAAGCCTTTGCCGGCGACATCATCGCGCTCGCGGGCCTGAAGGACACCACGACCGGCGACACGCTGTGCGACGTCAAGGAACCGGTGGTGCTGGAAACCATGACCTTCCCGGACCCGGTGATCGAGATCGCCGTGGAGCCGAAGACGAAGAACGACCAGGAGAAGATGTCTCAGGGTCTGGCACGTCTGGCGGCAGAGGACCCGTCCTTCCGCGTCGAGACTGACATCGAGTCCGGTCAGACCATCATGAAGGGCATGGGCGAATTGCACCTCGACATCCTGGTGGATCGTCTCAAGCGCGAGTTCAAGGTCGAGGCCAATATCGGCGCGCCCCAGGTGGCTTACCGCGAGACCATCGGTCACGAGGTCGAGCACACCTATACCCACAAGAAGCAATCCGGTGGGTCGGGTCAGTTCGCCGAGGTCAAGCTGGTCATCTCCCCGACGGAGCCGGGCGAAGGCTATTCCTTCGAGTCCAAGATCGTCGGCGGTGCCGTGCCCAAGGAATACATCCCGGGCGTGGAAAAAGGCATCAAGTCCGTGATGGACAGCGGCCCGCTCGCCGGCTTCCCGGTCATCGACTTCAAGGTCGCCCTGGTCGACGGCAAGTTCCACGACGTGGATAGCTCGGTCCTGGCCTTCGAAATCGCGGCCCGCATGGGCATGCGCGAAGGCATGAAGAAGGCCGGTGCCAAGCTGCTGGAGCCCGTGATGAAGGTCGAGGTGGTGACACCCGAAGAGTATACCGGTGGCATCATCGGCGACCTGACCTCCCGTCGCGGCCAGGTCACGGGGCAGGAACCGCGCGGCAACGCCGTGGCGATCAACGCCTTCGTGCCGCTGGCCAACATGTTCGGCTACATCAATACCCTGCGTTCCATGTCCTCGGGCCGCGCGCAGTTCACGATGCAGTTCGACCATTACGATCCGGTTCCGGCCAATATCAGCCAGGAAATCCAGGAAAAATTCGCATAACGGGACGGCGGGGTGAACCCCGCCCTACCCACGACCCGTAGGGCGGGGCTACCCCGCCACCCAACAAGATGAGGAGGCCACCATGGCTAAGGAAAAGTTTGAGCGTTCGAAACCGCATGTGAACATCGGTACGATCGGGCATGTTGACCACGGCAAGACGACGCTGACGGCTGCGATCACGAAGCAGTTCGGCGACTTCAAGGCTTATGACGAGATCGACGGCGCTCCGGAAGAGAAGGCGCGCGGGATCACGATTTCGACGGCGCATGTGGAATACGAGACCGACGCGCGCCACTACGCCCATGTGGACTGCCCCGGCCACGCCGACTACGTCAAGAACATGATCACCGGTGCGGCGCAGATGGACGGCGCGATCCTGGTGGTGAACGCCGCGGACGGGCCGATGCCGCAGACGCGCGAGCACATCCTTCTGGGCCGCCAGGTGGGCATCCCCTACATGGTCGTGTTCATGAACAAGGTCGACCAGGTCGATGACGAGGAGCTTCTGGAGCTCGTCGAGATGGAGATCCGCGAGCTGCTGAGCTCCTACGAGTATCCGGGCGACGACATCCCGATCATCGCGGGCTCGGCTCTGGCCGCGCTCGAGGGCCGTGACCCGGAGATCGGCGAGCAGAAGATCGCCGAGCTGATGAAGGCGGTGGATGACTACATCCCGACCCCGGCGCGCGCGGTGGACCAGCCCTTCCTGATGCCGATCGAGGACGTGTTCTCGATCTCCGGCCGCGGAACGGTCGTCACCGGCCGCGTCGAGCGGGGCGTGATCAACGTGGGCGATGAGATCGAGATCGTCGGCATCCGCGACACCAAGAAGACCACCTGCACGGGCGTCGAGATGTTCCGCAAGCTGCTGGACCGCGGCGAGGCGGGCGACAATATCGGCGCGCTGCTGCGCGGCGTGGACCGCGAAGGCGTGGAGCGGGGCCAGGTGCTCTGCAAGCCGGGCTCGGTGACCCCGCACACCAAGTTCGAGGCCGAGGCGTATATCCTCACGAAGGAAGAGGGCGGCCGCCACACGCCGTTCTTCGCCAACTACCGGCCGCAGTTCTACTTCCGGACCACGGACGTGACCGGGACGGTGACGCTGCCGGAGGGCACCGAGATGGTGATGCCGGGCGACAACCTGAAGTTCGGCGTCGAACTGATCGCGCCGATCGCCATGGAAGACGGCCTGCGCTTCGCCATCCGCGAAGGCGGCCGCACCGTCGGCGCAGGCGTCGTGTCGAAGATCATCGAGTAACCATGACCAGCAGGGCGGGACAGGATCCCGCCCGACAGGTTCGACGAGGGGTGGCGTAACCCGCCGCTCCTCCTCTCAATCTCAAGCCGCGAAAGGCAATGACAATGGCCATCCAAAGCCAGAACATTCGCATCCGTCTCAAGGCGTTCGATTACCGTGTGCTGGACGCCAGCACCCAGGAAATCGTCAACACCGCCAAGCGGACCGGTGCCCAGGTGCGCGGGCCGATCCCGCTCCCGAACAAGATCGAGAAGTTCACGGTTCTCCGTGGTCCGCACGTGGACAAGAAGTCCCGCGACCAATTCGAGATCCGCACGCACAAGCGTCTTCTCGACATCGTCGATCCGACCCCCCAAACCGTGGACGCGCTGATGAAGCTCGACCTCGCGGCGGGTGTGGACGTGCAGATTTCGGTCTGAGGAGGGCAAGACAGATGCGCTCTGGAGTGATTGCAAAGAAGGTGGGCATGACCCGCCTGTTCATGGAAGACGGCAAGCAGGTGCCCGTCACCGTGCTGCAGCTGGACAAGCTGCAGGTGGTGGCACAGCGCACCGCCGAGAAGGACGGCTACTCGGCCGTGCAACTCGGGGCGGGGACGGCCAAGGCCAAGCGGACGACGAAGGCCATGCGCGGCCATTTCGCCGCCGCCTCGGTCGAGCCCAAGCGCAAGGTTGCGGAATTCCGCGTGGCGCCCGAGAACCTGATCAATGTCGGTGAGGAAATCACCGCCGATCATTACTTCGAAGGCCAGTACGTGGATGTCTCCGGCACCTCGATCGGCAAAGGCTTTGCCGGTGCGATGAAGCGGCACAATTTCGGCGGCCTGCGGGCCTCCCACGGTGTGTCGATCTCGCACCGCTCGCACGGCTCCACCGGTCAGTGCCAGGACCCTGGCAAGGTGTTCAAGGGCAAGAAGATGGCCGGCCACATGGGCGCTGCGCGGGTGACCACGCAGAACCTGCAGGTCGTGCGCACCGATGCCGATCGCGGCCTGATCATGATCAAGGGCGCTGTCCCGGGATCGAAGGGTGGCTGGGTGACGATCAAGGACGCGGTGAAGAAGCCCGTGCCCGAGAACGTGATCCTGCCCGCGGCGCTGAAGTCCGCGGCCGAAGAGGCCAAGCGTCTGGCCGAGGAAGCTGCCGCCGCGGCGGAAGCCGAAGCGAAGGCTGCTGAGGAGGCTGCGGCCGCCGAAGCGGCTGCTGCCGAGGAAGCCGCTCTGAAACAGG
The Dinoroseobacter shibae DFL 12 = DSM 16493 genome window above contains:
- the rpsJ gene encoding 30S ribosomal protein S10 codes for the protein MQSQNIRIRLKAFDYRVLDASTQEIVNTAKRTGAQVRGPIPLPNKIEKFTVLRGPHVDKKSRDQFEIRTHKRLLDIVDPTPQTVDALMKLDLAAGVDVQISV
- the fusA gene encoding elongation factor G, producing the protein MARDYPLDRYRNFGIMAHIDAGKTTCSERILYYTGKSHNIGEVHDGAATMDWMEQEQERGITITSAATTTFWERTEDGETADTPKHRLNIIDTPGHVDFTIEVERSLAVLDGAVCVLDANAGVEPQTETVWRQADRYKVPRIVFVNKMDKIGADFFNCVHMIEDRTGARAVPVAIPIGSENELEGLVDLVTMQEWVYKGDDLGASWVKGEIRDSLKDVCEEWRGKMIEAAVEEDDDAMMEYLEGNEPDVPTLRALLRKGTLALHFVPVLGGSAFKNKGVQPLLNAVIDYLPSPLDVVDYMGFAPGDENEERNIPRRADDDMPFSGLAFKIMNDPFVGSLTFTRIYSGTMNKGDTVLNSTKGKKERIGRMMMMHSNNREEIEEAFAGDIIALAGLKDTTTGDTLCDVKEPVVLETMTFPDPVIEIAVEPKTKNDQEKMSQGLARLAAEDPSFRVETDIESGQTIMKGMGELHLDILVDRLKREFKVEANIGAPQVAYRETIGHEVEHTYTHKKQSGGSGQFAEVKLVISPTEPGEGYSFESKIVGGAVPKEYIPGVEKGIKSVMDSGPLAGFPVIDFKVALVDGKFHDVDSSVLAFEIAARMGMREGMKKAGAKLLEPVMKVEVVTPEEYTGGIIGDLTSRRGQVTGQEPRGNAVAINAFVPLANMFGYINTLRSMSSGRAQFTMQFDHYDPVPANISQEIQEKFA
- the tuf gene encoding elongation factor Tu, translating into MAKEKFERSKPHVNIGTIGHVDHGKTTLTAAITKQFGDFKAYDEIDGAPEEKARGITISTAHVEYETDARHYAHVDCPGHADYVKNMITGAAQMDGAILVVNAADGPMPQTREHILLGRQVGIPYMVVFMNKVDQVDDEELLELVEMEIRELLSSYEYPGDDIPIIAGSALAALEGRDPEIGEQKIAELMKAVDDYIPTPARAVDQPFLMPIEDVFSISGRGTVVTGRVERGVINVGDEIEIVGIRDTKKTTCTGVEMFRKLLDRGEAGDNIGALLRGVDREGVERGQVLCKPGSVTPHTKFEAEAYILTKEEGGRHTPFFANYRPQFYFRTTDVTGTVTLPEGTEMVMPGDNLKFGVELIAPIAMEDGLRFAIREGGRTVGAGVVSKIIE
- the rplC gene encoding 50S ribosomal protein L3, which translates into the protein MRSGVIAKKVGMTRLFMEDGKQVPVTVLQLDKLQVVAQRTAEKDGYSAVQLGAGTAKAKRTTKAMRGHFAAASVEPKRKVAEFRVAPENLINVGEEITADHYFEGQYVDVSGTSIGKGFAGAMKRHNFGGLRASHGVSISHRSHGSTGQCQDPGKVFKGKKMAGHMGAARVTTQNLQVVRTDADRGLIMIKGAVPGSKGGWVTIKDAVKKPVPENVILPAALKSAAEEAKRLAEEAAAAAEAEAKAAEEAAAAEAAAAEEAALKQAEAQIEAEKKEGDE